The uncultured Desulfuromonas sp. genome has a segment encoding these proteins:
- a CDS encoding UvrD-helicase domain-containing protein, with protein sequence MMDRPAPRLNPQQLQAVEHPGGPLLILAGAGSGKTSTLTGRVIHLIQKQGVPPWRILAVTFTNKAANEMKERIERALPEGEMPWVATFHSTCVRILRRDITALGFDPSFTIYDDQDQDRLLKNILKELAIDDKQLKPRAAAAAIDAAKNRGQFPAEMPLNTPQEQLVAEVYRHYQQRLQQANALDFGDLLLMCVKLFDEHDEIRQRYAGRFLHLLVDEFQDTNMVQYRLVQQLASEHGNLCVVGDDDQSIYRWRGAEVGNILGFERDYPGCTTIRLEQNYRSTTTILDAAGAVVANNVGRKGKTLWTENPDGDAISLEALPDDLDEARYVVEQLKTLQQQGRHLRDMAVLYRTNAQSRVLEEALVRDRIPYVMFGGMRFFARMEVKDILAYLRVLTNPADTISCQRIINVPTRGIGATTVAKIATLEQQAQGFFPACRLAIEQGVLKGAAAKKVAAFVAMMDDFAHRLKRLPYPQLAAELIEETGYAQMLKSENTQEARDRLDNIDQLLAGMEEHRDDDTTLQDYLEQIALVTDLDAYDSSLDRVTLMTLHAAKGLEFPVVFMTGMEDGIFPAARSNDGGEQLEEERRLCYVGMTRAMEKLYLTHARRRRVYGSYQFNPPSRFVGEIPDHLLADVAKKPLHATSKHNLASLFEQLPAQAPPAETASTPTSSPSVDAEPVPDQPVIEVEPSVPVVDDTLRIGSRVRHARFGVGTVRRLEGSGDKQKVIVYFNRFGPKRLLLKFAGLEPA encoded by the coding sequence ATGATGGATCGTCCCGCGCCTCGGCTTAACCCGCAGCAACTCCAGGCCGTTGAGCATCCGGGCGGCCCACTGTTGATTCTCGCCGGTGCCGGTTCCGGCAAGACCAGCACCCTCACCGGCCGCGTCATTCATCTGATCCAGAAACAGGGTGTACCGCCGTGGCGGATTCTGGCGGTGACCTTTACCAACAAGGCCGCCAACGAGATGAAGGAGCGCATTGAGCGGGCGCTGCCCGAGGGCGAGATGCCGTGGGTGGCGACGTTTCACTCCACCTGTGTGCGTATTCTGCGTCGCGATATCACCGCTCTGGGATTTGATCCCTCCTTCACCATCTACGACGATCAGGATCAGGATCGGCTGCTGAAAAATATTCTTAAAGAGCTGGCGATTGACGATAAACAGCTCAAACCGCGTGCCGCGGCCGCGGCCATTGATGCGGCAAAAAACCGTGGTCAGTTTCCCGCGGAGATGCCGCTGAATACGCCGCAGGAACAACTGGTGGCCGAGGTTTATCGTCATTATCAGCAGCGCCTGCAGCAGGCCAACGCCCTCGATTTCGGTGACTTACTGCTGATGTGCGTCAAGCTGTTTGACGAGCATGATGAGATCCGCCAGCGTTATGCCGGGCGTTTTCTTCATCTGCTGGTCGATGAGTTTCAGGACACCAACATGGTGCAATATCGTCTGGTTCAGCAACTGGCCTCGGAGCACGGCAATCTGTGCGTGGTCGGTGATGACGACCAGTCCATCTACCGCTGGCGCGGTGCCGAGGTGGGCAATATCCTCGGTTTTGAGCGCGATTATCCCGGCTGTACCACGATCCGCCTGGAGCAGAATTATCGCTCGACCACCACCATTCTTGATGCGGCCGGAGCCGTGGTGGCCAACAATGTGGGGCGCAAGGGAAAGACCCTGTGGACGGAAAATCCCGATGGTGATGCCATCAGCCTTGAAGCGCTGCCGGACGATCTCGATGAGGCGCGTTACGTGGTCGAACAGCTTAAAACCTTACAGCAGCAGGGTCGCCATCTGCGTGATATGGCCGTGCTTTACCGCACCAATGCTCAGTCACGGGTGCTGGAGGAAGCCCTGGTGCGTGATCGCATCCCCTATGTCATGTTCGGTGGCATGCGCTTCTTTGCGCGCATGGAGGTCAAGGATATCCTCGCCTACCTGCGTGTGCTGACCAATCCGGCAGACACGATCTCCTGTCAGCGGATCATCAATGTGCCGACGCGCGGCATCGGCGCCACCACCGTCGCCAAGATTGCCACGCTGGAACAGCAGGCTCAGGGCTTTTTCCCGGCCTGTCGTCTCGCTATTGAGCAGGGCGTACTCAAAGGGGCCGCGGCAAAAAAAGTTGCCGCTTTTGTCGCCATGATGGACGACTTCGCCCATCGTCTCAAACGCCTGCCCTATCCGCAGTTGGCTGCTGAGTTGATCGAAGAGACCGGCTACGCCCAGATGCTCAAAAGCGAAAACACCCAGGAAGCACGTGATCGCCTCGACAACATCGATCAGTTGCTCGCCGGCATGGAAGAGCACCGGGATGACGACACCACCCTGCAGGATTATCTGGAGCAGATCGCTCTGGTCACCGATCTCGATGCCTACGACAGCAGCCTTGACCGGGTAACGTTGATGACGTTGCATGCCGCTAAGGGACTGGAGTTTCCCGTGGTGTTTATGACCGGCATGGAGGATGGTATCTTCCCGGCGGCGCGCAGCAATGATGGTGGCGAGCAACTCGAGGAGGAACGGCGGCTGTGTTATGTCGGCATGACTCGCGCCATGGAGAAACTCTATCTTACCCATGCCCGTCGTCGTCGCGTCTACGGCAGTTACCAGTTTAATCCGCCAAGCCGTTTTGTCGGTGAGATTCCCGATCATCTGTTGGCCGATGTGGCTAAAAAACCGTTACATGCCACGTCCAAGCACAATCTGGCATCGCTGTTCGAACAGTTGCCGGCCCAGGCCCCGCCAGCGGAAACAGCCTCCACGCCAACCTCCAGCCCTTCGGTCGATGCGGAACCCGTGCCCGACCAACCGGTGATCGAGGTGGAACCCTCCGTTCCAGTTGTGGATGACACCTTGCGTATCGGCAGCCGGGTACGTCATGCCCGCTTTGGCGTCGGCACGGTGCGGCGTCTGGAAGGCAGTGGCGACAAGCAGAAGGTGATCGTTTATTTTAATCG
- a CDS encoding chloride channel protein, whose product MSLSTISRMFDWLRRVGLAVLGRFRISENTFMAILAVAIGLLSGLCNYAFRQAIEFFHWLVIEQGMDLFQISWHQWSASRWLAILFPLTGALLMIPFGLWFAKDLKFGFSSFLEQVNLRGAKIPGRTIITRGLASAITLGTGGSAGQEGPIAQIGGAVGSQFGQGFKVSGNRLKVLVACGVSGGVAATFNAPIAGVFFAQEIVLLSSFEISSFTSIVIASGMSTVVSRALIGNEIVFHIPPYQVGSHWELLLYVALGAVIGGLAAGFIDVHFRIKGMFDKLKMPRLVKPMIGALLVGLIGVGFPQVFGNGYDFMSEFLHGQGAWYFLLALIVCKAVATSITLGSGLPGGLFAPILYIGAVTGGAFGKIAQILLPTLAISPGSYALIGMGAFLSAATHAPMTAIFLLFEMTASYQVIVPIMLSCVVGTAISRHFKKESIDTVELAKAGIDLEAGKERNIMKSIRVADVMTRKLETVPEGMTLRQFTDFIANTKHTNFPLLNPAGEMTGIISIQDFLGVVFEKDLMDLVVVKELATTEVTTVYGDENLDQAMRKIGYRNIEQLPVVDRQQQNRLIGIVSRRDMVSAYNKALMARTLEEEHDGSSRASA is encoded by the coding sequence ATGAGTTTAAGCACCATCTCCCGTATGTTTGACTGGTTACGCCGGGTCGGTCTGGCTGTTTTGGGGCGTTTTCGGATCAGCGAAAATACCTTTATGGCCATCCTGGCCGTGGCCATCGGCCTGTTATCCGGTTTGTGCAACTATGCCTTTCGTCAGGCGATTGAATTTTTTCATTGGCTGGTGATCGAACAGGGTATGGATCTGTTTCAGATTTCCTGGCATCAGTGGAGCGCTTCGCGCTGGCTGGCCATCCTGTTTCCACTGACCGGGGCGCTGCTGATGATCCCGTTCGGGCTGTGGTTTGCCAAGGATCTCAAGTTCGGTTTTTCGTCTTTTCTGGAACAGGTCAACCTGCGTGGCGCCAAGATCCCCGGACGCACCATCATTACCCGCGGCCTGGCCAGTGCCATCACCTTGGGCACCGGTGGCAGTGCCGGTCAGGAGGGTCCCATCGCCCAGATCGGCGGGGCCGTCGGCAGTCAGTTCGGCCAGGGGTTCAAGGTCAGTGGCAATCGTCTCAAGGTGTTGGTGGCCTGTGGTGTGTCCGGTGGTGTCGCCGCGACGTTTAATGCACCGATTGCCGGGGTGTTTTTTGCCCAGGAGATCGTTCTGCTGTCCTCGTTTGAGATCTCCAGCTTTACCTCCATCGTCATTGCCAGCGGCATGAGTACCGTGGTGTCGCGGGCGTTAATCGGCAATGAGATCGTTTTTCACATTCCCCCCTACCAGGTGGGCTCCCATTGGGAATTGCTGCTCTATGTGGCGCTCGGTGCGGTCATCGGTGGGCTGGCCGCCGGTTTTATCGATGTTCATTTCCGCATCAAGGGGATGTTTGATAAGCTGAAGATGCCGCGATTGGTCAAGCCGATGATCGGTGCCTTGCTGGTCGGTCTGATCGGGGTTGGATTTCCCCAGGTGTTCGGCAACGGCTACGATTTCATGAGCGAGTTTCTCCATGGCCAGGGGGCGTGGTATTTTCTCCTCGCGCTGATTGTGTGCAAAGCCGTGGCCACCTCGATTACCCTGGGTTCCGGGCTGCCCGGCGGTCTGTTTGCGCCGATTCTTTACATCGGTGCGGTCACCGGCGGGGCTTTCGGAAAGATTGCCCAGATTCTGTTGCCGACGCTGGCCATCTCCCCCGGTTCCTATGCCCTGATCGGCATGGGCGCGTTTTTGTCCGCCGCCACCCATGCACCGATGACCGCCATCTTCCTGCTGTTTGAGATGACCGCTTCCTATCAGGTTATCGTGCCGATCATGCTGTCGTGCGTCGTCGGCACGGCCATCAGCCGCCATTTCAAGAAAGAGAGCATCGATACCGTTGAGTTGGCCAAGGCCGGCATTGATCTGGAGGCGGGCAAAGAGCGCAACATCATGAAGTCGATCCGCGTTGCGGATGTCATGACCCGCAAACTGGAAACCGTCCCCGAGGGCATGACCCTACGTCAGTTTACCGATTTTATCGCCAACACCAAGCACACCAACTTCCCGTTGCTCAACCCGGCCGGGGAGATGACCGGCATTATCTCCATCCAGGATTTTCTCGGCGTGGTCTTTGAGAAAGATCTGATGGATCTGGTGGTGGTCAAGGAACTGGCAACTACCGAGGTGACCACCGTGTACGGCGATGAAAACCTCGACCAGGCCATGCGTAAGATCGGCTATCGCAACATTGAGCAGCTGCCGGTGGTGGATCGTCAGCAACAGAACCGTCTGATCGGCATTGTCTCACGGCGCGATATGGTGTCCGCCTACAACAAGGCCCTGATGGCGCGCACCCTTGAGGAGGAGCATGATGGATCGTCCCGCGCCTCGGCTTAA
- a CDS encoding chemotaxis response regulator protein-glutamate methylesterase, which produces MAKIKVLIVDDSAVVRQALQSVLESDPRIEVIATASDPFVAAERLKQQIPDVITLDVEMPRMDGLTFLQKIMSQHPIPVVMCSSLVEDGSETLLKALEYGAVEIIQKPTLGTKQFLEESKVRICDAVKAAATARPVKLRAPRRIEPKLTADAVLSRGRSEAMVRTTEKIIVVGASTGGTEALRVFLESLPMDCPGVVIVQHMPENFTRGFAQRLDSLCAMTVKEAEDGDSVVRGRVLIAPGNRHMLLKRSGARYYVDLKDGPLVSRHRPSVDVLFRSAARYAGKNAVGVILTGMGDDGAKGMKELKDAGAMNIAQNEETCVVFGMPKEAIAAGAVDYTLPLEQIAIKALTLSR; this is translated from the coding sequence ATGGCTAAGATCAAAGTGCTGATTGTTGATGATTCTGCCGTCGTGCGCCAGGCTTTGCAGTCGGTTTTGGAGTCTGATCCACGTATTGAAGTGATTGCCACGGCCAGCGATCCCTTTGTCGCCGCGGAACGTCTTAAACAGCAGATTCCCGATGTCATTACCCTGGATGTTGAAATGCCGCGCATGGATGGTTTGACCTTTCTGCAGAAAATTATGAGTCAACATCCGATCCCGGTGGTGATGTGTTCCAGTTTGGTGGAAGATGGTTCGGAAACCCTGCTCAAAGCGTTGGAATACGGCGCTGTCGAGATTATTCAAAAGCCGACATTAGGCACCAAACAGTTTCTTGAAGAATCCAAGGTGCGTATCTGTGATGCCGTCAAGGCCGCGGCAACGGCGCGACCGGTCAAGTTGCGGGCGCCGCGGCGTATTGAACCGAAACTGACGGCCGATGCCGTGTTGTCGCGCGGTAGAAGTGAAGCCATGGTACGCACCACGGAGAAAATTATTGTTGTTGGTGCCTCTACCGGCGGCACGGAAGCGTTGCGGGTTTTTCTCGAAAGTCTGCCCATGGATTGTCCCGGTGTCGTCATCGTTCAGCATATGCCGGAAAATTTTACCCGTGGCTTTGCCCAGCGTCTTGACAGTTTGTGCGCCATGACCGTGAAAGAGGCGGAAGATGGCGACAGTGTGGTGCGCGGCCGCGTACTGATCGCTCCGGGCAATCGCCACATGCTGCTCAAGCGCAGTGGTGCCCGCTATTATGTTGATCTCAAAGATGGCCCGCTGGTCTCGCGCCATCGCCCTTCCGTGGATGTTCTGTTCCGCAGTGCCGCCCGCTACGCCGGGAAGAATGCCGTGGGCGTCATTTTGACCGGCATGGGTGATGATGGTGCCAAAGGCATGAAAGAGCTCAAGGATGCCGGAGCCATGAACATTGCCCAGAACGAGGAAACCTGCGTGGTTTTCGGTATGCCCAAGGAGGCGATCGCCGCTGGTGCCGTGGACTACACCCTGCCCTTGGAACAGATCGCCATCAAAGCGTTGACATTGAGCCGTTAA
- a CDS encoding chemotaxis protein CheD, with protein MRPDLQDLPRVYLKPGDLQVTDRPKVFETVLGSCVAVALVSPSTGHAAMCHAMLPTGPQGELRYVDAAVHYMIKDLKQRGVQPSRLVAKLFGGADMFYSVRNATPARFAVGQSNLQRARQILEEYRVEVRSHDTGGQSGRKVVFFTDTGQVYVKHLKRQSRELKLVLPYLDEVTNG; from the coding sequence ATGCGCCCAGATCTACAGGATTTGCCCCGGGTTTATCTCAAGCCCGGTGATCTTCAGGTGACGGATCGCCCCAAGGTGTTTGAAACCGTGCTGGGTTCATGTGTCGCAGTGGCGTTGGTCTCACCGTCAACCGGTCATGCCGCCATGTGTCATGCCATGTTGCCGACGGGGCCGCAGGGCGAGTTGCGTTATGTTGATGCGGCGGTTCATTACATGATCAAGGACTTGAAACAGCGAGGTGTCCAGCCATCACGGCTGGTGGCCAAGTTGTTTGGCGGGGCTGATATGTTTTATTCTGTGCGCAATGCCACACCGGCGCGATTTGCCGTGGGACAGAGTAATCTGCAACGAGCACGACAAATTCTTGAGGAGTATCGTGTCGAGGTGCGCAGTCACGATACCGGCGGCCAAAGCGGACGCAAAGTGGTATTTTTTACCGATACCGGTCAGGTGTATGTCAAACATCTGAAACGGCAGAGCCGAGAGTTGAAACTTGTCTTGCCGTATCTCGATGAGGTGACGAATGGCTAA
- a CDS encoding CoA pyrophosphatase has product MDQIIASLQRHQYTALEDRHQKGRASVALILRHGDQGIEVLLIQRAKHPQDPWSGNLGFPGGRIDPEDATAYDAAVRETREEVGLTLLQDDYVVRLDDHHGVRIPVCVSCFVFTMPSNGGDLEKNYEVSKAFWVPLRTLQDPDNHHLATVSWHGKSIQVPGINLGNQLPVLWGLTYRFIRHFFTVLGEPLSDCPQDGGQ; this is encoded by the coding sequence GTGGACCAGATCATCGCTTCACTGCAACGCCATCAGTACACGGCCCTTGAAGATCGCCACCAAAAGGGGCGCGCCTCTGTTGCCCTGATTTTACGTCATGGTGATCAGGGCATTGAAGTGCTGCTGATTCAACGTGCCAAACATCCACAAGATCCCTGGTCCGGAAATCTCGGTTTCCCCGGAGGTCGGATTGATCCAGAGGATGCGACAGCCTACGACGCAGCTGTTCGTGAAACCCGAGAAGAAGTGGGACTGACCCTGTTGCAGGACGATTATGTTGTGCGGTTGGATGACCATCACGGTGTGCGCATTCCGGTCTGTGTCAGTTGTTTTGTCTTCACAATGCCCTCCAATGGCGGGGACCTGGAAAAGAACTACGAAGTTTCCAAGGCGTTTTGGGTCCCGCTACGCACCCTGCAAGATCCTGATAACCACCATCTGGCCACCGTTTCATGGCATGGCAAGTCCATTCAAGTTCCGGGGATCAACCTCGGCAATCAGCTGCCGGTTCTCTGGGGCCTGACCTACCGTTTTATCCGCCACTTTTTTACCGTGCTCGGTGAGCCGTTGAGTGACTGCCCGCAAGATGGGGGGCAATGA
- the cmoB gene encoding tRNA 5-methoxyuridine(34)/uridine 5-oxyacetic acid(34) synthase CmoB translates to MFEELDALIAAISQGVEATWSQPLAEFVKKKQQFLLRDRKSQAYLELLNQVPDNLQLDADLDQDWLTIGKAGDLPADQQQLIQHALFGLRPWRKGPFKILGTEVDTEWVSYLKWNRLKEQIAPLRGRRILDVGSSSGYYLFRMLAADPQLVVGLEPYQTFYFQFCLLQKLLKQPRCYTLPGKFEELPEMTGCFDTLFHMGVLYHVRSPLDTLTRIRRTLRRGGELVLETLVIPGEEPLALTPSDRYAKMNNVFFLPTVNGLANWLERTGFTGIRCIDVTRTTSEEQRKTPWIQTESLADFLDPRDELKTIEGYPAPRRALMLAEVK, encoded by the coding sequence ATGTTTGAAGAATTAGATGCGCTCATCGCCGCGATCAGCCAGGGGGTAGAGGCGACCTGGTCACAGCCTCTGGCGGAGTTTGTCAAAAAGAAACAGCAATTTCTCCTGCGTGATCGAAAAAGCCAGGCTTATCTGGAATTGCTTAATCAGGTTCCCGATAATCTCCAGCTTGATGCTGATCTGGATCAGGATTGGCTGACAATCGGTAAGGCCGGTGATCTTCCCGCAGACCAGCAACAACTGATTCAACACGCCTTGTTTGGCTTACGCCCCTGGCGCAAGGGGCCTTTTAAAATACTGGGCACAGAGGTGGATACCGAATGGGTGTCCTACCTGAAATGGAACCGGCTCAAAGAACAGATTGCCCCTTTGCGTGGTCGGCGGATTCTCGACGTCGGCAGCAGTAGTGGTTACTATCTGTTTCGCATGCTCGCAGCTGATCCACAGCTGGTTGTCGGCCTGGAACCGTATCAGACGTTTTATTTTCAATTTTGCCTGCTGCAGAAGCTGTTAAAACAACCACGTTGCTACACCCTGCCGGGAAAATTCGAAGAACTCCCGGAAATGACCGGTTGTTTTGATACCCTGTTTCACATGGGCGTGCTTTATCATGTGCGTTCGCCACTTGACACCCTGACCCGCATTCGGCGTACCTTGCGGCGTGGTGGAGAGCTGGTATTGGAAACGCTGGTCATCCCCGGCGAAGAACCGCTGGCATTGACGCCGAGTGATCGATACGCAAAAATGAACAATGTCTTTTTTTTACCAACGGTCAATGGGTTGGCCAACTGGCTGGAGCGAACCGGCTTTACCGGAATCCGTTGTATTGACGTGACACGAACAACGTCAGAGGAACAACGCAAGACACCGTGGATTCAGACCGAATCACTGGCAGACTTTCTCGATCCACGGGATGAGCTGAAAACCATCGAGGGCTATCCGGCACCTCGGCGGGCTCTGATGTTGGCTGAAGTCAAATAA
- the cmoA gene encoding carboxy-S-adenosyl-L-methionine synthase CmoA yields MTHDKIYSHPQSVHPFEFNERVVEVFDDMISRSVPLYRESILRQAQLTRRFYQPGTRIYDLGCSHGNFGLELLHQMDDQPFYLEAIDSSAPMLEQYRQRLQSCCDAERIHLVESTVEDYALEKASVIIINLTLQFLSPAVRRTLLQKVYNALLPGGILLLSEKVVHADDDLDALQQEFYYRFKKENGYSQLEISQKREALENVLIPETCEQHVERLHAVGFAKIDIWLKWFNFMSLLCLKN; encoded by the coding sequence ATGACGCACGATAAAATTTATTCACATCCGCAATCCGTCCATCCCTTCGAATTCAATGAGCGTGTCGTCGAAGTTTTCGATGACATGATCAGCCGCAGTGTTCCACTGTATCGTGAATCAATATTGCGTCAGGCGCAACTGACACGTCGCTTTTATCAGCCGGGTACGCGTATTTATGACCTCGGCTGTTCGCATGGCAATTTCGGTCTCGAATTACTCCATCAGATGGATGATCAGCCCTTTTACCTTGAAGCGATCGACAGTTCCGCGCCAATGCTGGAGCAGTATCGTCAACGGCTGCAATCCTGTTGTGACGCAGAGCGTATTCATCTGGTTGAAAGCACTGTTGAAGACTATGCGCTTGAAAAAGCGTCCGTGATCATTATCAACCTGACGTTGCAATTCCTCTCTCCCGCAGTGAGGCGGACCCTGCTGCAAAAGGTCTATAATGCTCTGCTGCCCGGAGGTATTCTGCTGTTGTCGGAAAAAGTTGTTCACGCCGACGATGATCTGGATGCTCTGCAGCAGGAGTTTTATTATCGATTTAAAAAGGAAAACGGCTACTCACAACTGGAGATCAGCCAAAAACGCGAAGCGCTGGAAAACGTTTTGATTCCGGAGACCTGCGAGCAACATGTGGAGCGTCTTCACGCGGTGGGATTTGCTAAAATTGATATCTGGTTGAAGTGGTTTAATTTCATGTCGTTATTATGTTTGAAGAATTAG